The Arachis hypogaea cultivar Tifrunner chromosome 19, arahy.Tifrunner.gnm2.J5K5, whole genome shotgun sequence genome has a window encoding:
- the LOC112778031 gene encoding uncharacterized protein, with protein sequence MDDIDQSEIYDHSINSFSQVGSVINHPLFLQSEIQGCLDVGDPNYECSICGACFWLLERVERDSTVNRPVFTVLDSVNDGRGPPQFIISGQNYHRIESLLPDAGQKPKFAQLYIYDTQHEIMHRQRIFGQTSEIDKELITELLQMIDTHNVIAQSFRRVREFYQCHPYEIFSLKLYSQRKVDQRIYSAPSCDEVAALIVGDFDSSDHGRDIILNIGYRGEQPGYVPGRRTRVSLREFICFRLQIREHEDGIIHKCRWLFQQFVVDCFTMIKSQRLYEIRMKQSTIRGEVLQGIEEAMRHGDGEASSIGQRIILPSSFTGGKRYMFNRCQDAMPIYKHCGYPDLFLTITCNPNWPEFQRFTERERIPITDHPNISCHVFHAKLKCLLSDLKEGVFFGPLNAGMYTIEFQKRGLPHAHMLLWLNGENNLQSVEIVDEFICAELPNSQKFPSLYNVVTKYMIHGPCGQLRPSSPCMKDGKCSKFYPKRFVDQMSFDEDGYLIYRRRNMGVTVKINDVDIDNRFVVPYNPLLLMKYHAHINLEFCNKSNVIKYFFKYVNKGPDRVTATVGETYDVGESSQVVDEIK encoded by the exons atggATGATATAGACCAATCAGAAATATATGATCATTCGATAAATTCATTCAGTCAAGTTGGTTCTGTTATTAATCATCCTCTGTTCTTGCAAAGTGAGATACAAG GTTGTCTTGATGTTGGTGATCCTAACTATGAATGTTCAATTTGTGGCGCATGTTTCTGGTTATTAGAACGTGTTGAAAGAGACTCTACAGTTAATCGTCCTGTTTTTACT GTATTGGATTCAGTGAATGATGGGAGGGGTCCACCGCAGTTTATAATAAGTGGTCAAAATTATCATCGGATTGAAAGTTTGCTCCCAGATGCTGGTCAGAAGCCTAAATTTGCGCAGTTATATATATACGACACTCAGCATGAGATAATGCATAGGCAGCGAATCTTTGG GCAAACATCTGAGATAGATAAAGAATTGATAACTGAGTTGTTGCAAATGATCGATACTCATAATGTTATAGCACAGTCATTTCGAAGAGTCAGAGAATTCTATCAGTGTCATCCATATGAGATTTTCTCTTTGAAGTTGTATTCGCAAAGGAAGGTTGATCAAAGAATTTACAGTGCTCCCTCTTGCGATGAAGTTGCTGCTTTGATTGTTGGAGATTTTGATTCGTCGGATCATGGTCGTGACATTATT CTGAACATTGGTTATCGAGGTGAACAGCCTGGATATGTTCCTGGAAGGAGAACAAGGGTTTCCCTTAGGGAATTCATATGTTTTCGTCTCCAGATTAGGGAGCACGAAGATGGAATTATTCACAAGTGTAGGTGGTTATTTCAACAATTTGTTGTTGATTGTTTCACCATGATTAAGTCCCAGAGGTTGTATGAGATTAGAATGAAGCAAAGTACAATTAGAGGAGAAGTCCTTCAAGGAATAGAGGAGGCTATGCGTCATGGCGATGGTGAAGCTTCTTCAATTGGGCAACGAATCATTTTGCCTTCTTCATTCACTGGTGGTAAACGTTATATGTTTAACCGTTGTCAGGATGCCATGCCAATTTATAAACATTGTGGCTATCCAGATTTATTCCTCACTATTACGTGTAATCCAAATTGGCCTGAATTTCAGCGATTCACAGAGCGAGAGCGAATTCCCATCACTGATCATCCTAATATCTCTTGTCATGTGTTTCATGCCAAGTTGAAGTGCCTGCTTAGTGATCTCAAGGAAGGTGTGTTTTTTGGTCCACTTAATGCGG gtaTGTATACTATTGAGTTCCAAAAAAGAGGTCTACCGCATGCACACATGTTACTTTGGCTTAACGGGGAAAACAACTTACAAAGTGTTGAAATTGTTGATGAATTCATCTGTGCCGAGCTACCCAATTCCCAGAAATTTCCATCTCTTTATAATGTCGTCACCAAGTACATGATCCATGGTCCCTGCGGTCAACTTAGACCGAGTTCTCCTTGCATGAAAGATGGTAAGTGCTCAAAATTTTATCCGAAAAGATTCGTTGACCAAATGAGCTTTGATGAAGATGGCTATCTAATATATAGACGTCGTAATATGGGTGTGACAGTGAAGATCAACGATGTTGATATTGATAACAGATTTGTTGTGCCCTATAATCCACTTCTGTTAATGAAATATCACGCTCACATAAATCTTGAGTTCTGTAACAAGTCAAACGtcattaagtatttttttaagtaTGTCAATAAGGGTCCGGATCGGGTAACTGCAACTGTTGGAGAAACATATGATGTTGGTGAATCTTCTCAGGTGGTTGATGAGATCAAATAG
- the LOC112778033 gene encoding uncharacterized protein, with protein MASSSRKPHDHCKGSADTAQVGSERQELVHDEEETCLDTVIEANDFDRDNVDKCVGLADSFVESEVLRAEDVLHMEFNNPEEASRFYNEYGQARGFSIRQGKKIKNSKGEFVRYTYLCNREGFRDKKWLEKTDRKREHKVVTRCGCLAEMRIKRKAESGKWYVSRFVDEHNHEAVPARYLLGPERVDVNQTGDMTALYRTRLLRMASSSRKLHDHCKRSADTIQVGSERQDLVDDEEETSLDTVNEADGFDGDNVDKCVRLDNGFIESEVLRAEDVLHMEFNNPEEASRFYNEYGRAKGFAIRQGKKIKNSKGEFVRYTYLCNREGFRDKKWLDKSDRKRDHKAVTRCGCLAEMRIKRKAGSGKWYVSRFVDEHNHEAVPPRYLLGPGRVVNQTGDMTALYRTRVDAFVHLCKRLAKAACLTDEDYKLYTDRILRDTILLEIKNGLGVEVVRGSNVNAEVAKDPIHVGTKGTGCANEASGSKGTKKRKCSTWGRRGHRRTRFPNGSPSAALPGEDAVQDRTGHRLQNVSLISVLFLVITMVAFKLKTIF; from the exons ATGGCTTCCTCCAGCAGAAAGCCGCATGATCATTGCAAAGGGAGTGCTGACACAGCCCAAGTTGGGAGTGAAAGGCAGGAGCTTGTTCATGATGAAGAG GAAACATGCTTGGACACGGTGATTGAAGCCAATGACTTCGACAGGGACAATGTTGACAAGTGTGTAGGGTTGGCCGACAGCTTTGTAGAGTCTGAAGTACTTCGAGCTGAGGATGTGCTACATATGGAGTTCAACAATCCGGAGGAAGCTAGTCGCTTCTATAATGAGTATGGACAAGCTAGGGGTTTCTCTATAAGGCAGGGAAAGAAGATAAAAAACAGTAAAGGGGAATTTGTTCGATACACCTATCTCTGCAACAGAGAAGGATTTAGAGACAAGAAGTGGTTGGAGAAAACTGATCGCAAGAGGGAGCACAAGGTTGTAACCCGTTGCGGCTGTCTTGCCGAAATGAGGATTAAGAGGAAAGCTGAGAGTGGGAAATGGTATGTGTCGCGCTTTGTGGACGAACATAACCATGAGGCTGTTCCAGCAAGGTACCTGTTGGGACCGGAAAGAGTTGATGTCAATCAAACTGGTGACATGACAGCATTGTACAGAACCAGATT GTTGAGAATGGCTTCCTCTAGCAGAAAGCTGCATGATCATTGCAAAAGGAGTGCTGACACAATCCAAGTTGGGAGTGAAAGGCAGGACCTTGTTGATGATGAAGAG GAAACATCCTTGGACACAGTGAATGAAGCCGATGGCTTCGATGGGGACAATGTTGACAAGTGTGTAAGGTTGGACAATGGCTTTATAGAGTCTGAAGTCCTTCGAGCTGAGGATGTACTACATATGGAGTTCAATAATCCTGAGGAAGCTAGTCGCTTCTATAATGAGTACGGGCGAGCTAAGGGTTTTGCTATAAGGCAGGGAAAGAAGATAAAAAACAGTAAAGGGGAATTTGTTCGGTACACTTATCTCTGCAACAGAGAAGGATTTAGAGACAAGAAGTGGTTGGACAAAAGTGATCGAAAGAGGGACCACAAGGCTGTAACCCGTTGCGGCTGTCTTGCTGAAATGAGGATTAAGAGAAAAGCTGGGAGTGGGAAATGGTATGTGTCGCGGTTTGTTGACGAACATAACCATGAGGCTGTTCCACCAAGGTACCTGTTGGGACCGGGAAGAGTTGTCAATCAAACTGGCGACATGACAGCGTTGTACAGAACCAGAGTGGATGCATTTGTGCATCTGTGTAAGCGTTTAGCAAAGGCAGCTTGCTTGACGGATGAGGACTACAAGTTGTATACCGATAGGATTTTGAGAGATACAATTTTATTAGAAATCAAGAACGGGTTGGGTGTTGAGGTCGTGAGAGGAAGTAATGTCAATGCTGAGGTAGCAAAGGATCCAATCCACGTGGGGACAAAGGGAACAGGCTGTGCCAACGAAGCATCTGGTTCAAAGGGAACAAAGAAACGCAAGTGCAGCACCTGGGGCCGTCGCGGGCATCGCAGGACTAGGTTCCCGAATGGGTCACCATCAGCTGCATTGCCTGGTGAAGATGCTGTACAAGACCGCACGGGCCACAGGCTTCAAAATGTAAGTTTAATCTCTGTTTTGTTTTTGGTTATTACCATGGTTGCCTTTAAATTGAAAACAATATTTTGA